From Microbacterium sp. LWH7-1.2:
GTCGGGCATCTTCGTGGGCGGCGGGCCGTTCAACGCCTCCGATCCGCTCGACAAGAAGTCGCCGACGCAGCGCCGGGTCGAGCAGGAGTTCGGCATCCTCCTCGACGAGGTCGTCGCGCGCGACTTCCCGTTCCTCGGCGCCTGCTACGGCGTCGGCACGCTCGGCGCGCACCAGGGCGCGGAGATCGACCGCACCTACTCCGAGCCGATCGGCGTCGTGCCCGTGACGATGACAGAGGCCGGAGCATCCGATCCCCTGCTCGCCGGCATGCCCGAGACCTTCGGCGCGTTCGTCGGACACAAAGAGGCGATCACGCAACTGCCCGCCTCGGCGACGCTGCTGGCGTCGTCGCCCACGTGTCCGGTGCAGATGTTCCGGGTCGGCGAGAACGTGTACGCGACGCAGTTCCACCCCGAACTCGACGTCGAGGGCATCACGACGCGGATCCACGCCTACGCCGGCTACGGCTACTTCGCGGCCGACGAGCTCGACCTCACGCTGGCCGCCGTGCGCCGCGCGACCGTCTCGCACCCGAGCCGCATGCTGCGCACCTTCGTCGAGCGCTACGCCCGCTGATCCTCTTCGCACAGCGCGAGCGGGGTGGTACGCTCCCCGCACCGGCTGCCTCCGCCTGGGGAGATCGAGGTGCGTCATGGGCTCGAAGAAGCTGCTCATCACGGGTGCCGTGATCGCCGTCGTCGCGGCGGCCGCGATCATCGTGCCGGCCGTCGCGTCGGGCGTGCCGCTCGCTCGGGTGTTGC
This genomic window contains:
- a CDS encoding glutamine amidotransferase; amino-acid sequence: MKPFVLLATRAEDVPADEEYALFLRYTGLEPDELIRVRLEAETMPRMDLDALSGIFVGGGPFNASDPLDKKSPTQRRVEQEFGILLDEVVARDFPFLGACYGVGTLGAHQGAEIDRTYSEPIGVVPVTMTEAGASDPLLAGMPETFGAFVGHKEAITQLPASATLLASSPTCPVQMFRVGENVYATQFHPELDVEGITTRIHAYAGYGYFAADELDLTLAAVRRATVSHPSRMLRTFVERYAR